Within the Saccharopolyspora gloriosae genome, the region GGTCGGACACCGTCTTGCCCGGCTCACCGAAGTACACCCCGACCTGGGAGCGGTGGTAGGTCCCGGCGATGCCCATGTCCTCGGCGACCTCGCGCATCGCGCGGTCCGATGGTGTGTCGCGAGGGTTCTCGGTGACGCCCAGCATCCGCTTGGCCTGGTCGTAGTAGGGCGCGAGTTCGTGCTTCCAGTCGGTGATCCCGGCCCACTGCGGGTGCGCGTAGAACTCCGCGGGGGGTTCGTAGAGCGTGTTCGCGTAGACCAGCGATCCGCCGCCGACGCCCGCTCCGCTGAGGATCAGCACGTCCTTGAGCAGGTTGAGCCGGAAGATGCCGTAGCAGCCCAAAGCGGGGATGTAGAGGTAATCCCGCACCCGCCACGATGTCTTCGGGAAATCCGCGTCGGTGAACCGCTTGCCCGCTTCGAGCACGCCGACCCGGTACCCCTTCTCCGTGAGCCGAAGCGCGGAGACTCCGCCGCCGAAACCGGAGCCGATGACGAGCACGTCGTAGTCATGGCCGGGCATGCACACCTCGCAGAGGATTCGGGCCGTCGTTGGCCCGATCAGAACAGTGGACTCGCGACTTCACGGGAATTCGGGAACCGAGGCCCCGCCGGAACCGATGTCGATCAGGACGTGGATGGTGCCAGAACGTCGTAATCGGCAAGATCCAGGCCTCGGGTGCGACGACGGTATTCGGTCATCGAGCCCGGCCAGTTGGTGCTGATCCGCCCGCTCTCGTCGCGGTACCAGCTCTGGCAGGAAGTGAACACGCTTTCGCGCAGCCGCTGCTGGATCTCGTCGTCGAAACGCTCCGCGGCCTCCGGGCGCACCTCCAGCGCCGCGCCGGGGCGGCGGGCCAGCCTCCGCACGAGGCGCGCCACGTACTTGGCTTGGCTTTCCAGCATGTGCACGACGGAACCGGAACCGAGATTGGTGTTCGGGCCGTACATCACGAACATGTTCGGGAACCCGGGCACCGCCATGCCGAGGTAGGCGCGGGCGCCCTTCTCCCACGCCTCGTCCAGCCGGGCGCCACCGACACCGCGAACCGCGATCGAGGACAGGAAGTTGCTCGCGTCGAACCCGGTCCCGAAGATCACGACGTCGGCGGGGTGCTCGGTGCCGTCCTCGGTGCGCAGCCCGTTCGGCGTGACCCGCTCGATGCGGCTGGTCTCCGCCCGGACGCCGGGCCGGTTGAACGCCGGGTAGTACTCGCTGGAGAACAGCACCCGCTTGCAGCCGATCGGATGGTCCGGCGCGAGGTCCTCGCTCACCTTCTCCGTGCGCACCTGCGTGCAACGGTGCCACTTCGCCGCGAGCGAGAACGCTTTGCCGAGGGGCTGGGCGGTCGTGAGGCCGCGACCGGCCGCTTCGAAGAACGCCCACACGCCGAACCGCATCAGCGACTGCGCGCCGGGGACGTTGCGGAACACGAACCGGTGCCAGGGCCGGTAGGCGCGGTCCGGGCGCGGCACCACGTGCGGCGCGGACCGCTGGAACACCGTGAGCCCTCGGACCCGGCCGGCGATGGCGGGCACGAACTGCACCGCACTCGCCCCGGTGCCGATCACCGCGACCCGCTTATCGCGCAGGTCGAGCTGGTGGTCCCAGCGGGCCGAGTGGAACATCGGACCGGTGAAATCCCCCATACCCGGCAGGTTCGGGATGAACGGCTCGCTGAGCTGCCCCACCGCGGGCACCAGCACATCGGCCTCGATGACCTCACCCGCGTCGGTGCGCAGCCGCCACCGGCGGGATTTCTCGTCGTAGTCGGCCGCCTCGATGGTCGTGTTCAGCCGCAGGTTCCGGGTCAGCCGGTGCTGCTCGACGCATCGCCGCAGGTAGCGCAGGATCTCCGGCTGCTCGGCGAACCGGCGCCGCCAGGTGGGTTCCGGCACGAACGAGTAGGAGTACAGGTGCGAGGGAACGTCGCAGGCCGCGCCCGGGTAGGTGTTGTCCCGCCACACCCCGCCGACACCGCCGGCGCGCTCGAAGATCGTGAACGAGGTGTGCCCGGCGCGTTTGAGCTGAGCGGCCACCGCGATGCCCGCGAACCCGCTGCCGATGATGGCGACATGGGGTTGGCGGATCGGCGACATGGAGGCTCCTCGTGGTCGTGCACTGCGGACACGATCACGTTAATCGCGGTTCGCCCCTGCGGTCTGACGCCGACGGTCAGATCATTGACAGTTTCGGACATCGCGCCGCCGGAGCCCGTTCACCGCGGGGCGGCCAGGGCGCGGCGCAGGATCTTGCCGGTCGGATTGCGCGGGACCGACCGGACCAGTTCGACCTCGCGCGGGACCTTGTGCCGGGCCAGCCGGGCGCGGACGAACTCGATGATCTCCTGCGGTCGCAGCTCCGCGCCGGGAATGGGCACCACGTACGCGTGCAGCCGCTGCCCGAACTCCGGGTCGGCGCCGCCGAACACCGCCACGTCCTTGATCGCGTGGTGGGTCGCGATGACGTGTTCCACTTCGGCCGGGAACACGTTCTCCCCACCGGAGATGATCATGTCGTCGGCTCGACCGTCCACAAAGAGCAGTCCGGCGGCGTCGAGGTGGCCGAGATCCCCGGTGTCGACGAGCCCGCCGATCCGCGGTCGTCCGGCGCTGGTGGTGTAGCCGCTGAACATCAGCGGCCCACCCGCGAAGATCCGCCCCACCTCTCCGGCCCGGGTGATGGGCCGGTTGTGCGCGTCGTAGAGCCGCACCTCGCACCCGCGCGGGCTACGCCCCACTGTTCCCGGTGCCCGGCGCAGATCCCGCGGCGTCGCCACCGCGGCCACCGCCGCCTCGGTGGAGCCGTACAGGTTGTAGAGCACCTCACCGAGCCGCTGCGCGGCGTCCTCGACCAGTTCCGGCGCCAGCACCGAACCCGACACCACGATCACCCGCAGCGTCGATGTGGTCGAGCGCAGGAAATCCGCGTCCAGTTCGAGCAGCCGTCGCAGCACCGTCGGCACCAGCACCAACGCGGTGCACCCGTGCTCGTGCACCGCGCGGGCGACCTGCTCGGCGTCGAACCTGCGCCGCACCACGACGGTGCTGCCGAGCCCGAACGCCAAGGTCAGCTGCGAGTAGCCGATGGCGTGGAACAGCGGGGAGGCGATGAAGGTGGCTTCGCCGGAGCGCAGCGGAATCCGGTCGAGGAATTCGGCGGCGCTCAACGCCGAACGCACCTCGCGGCGGGCGCCTTTGGGGCGTCCGGTGGTACCGCTGGTCAGCAGCACGACGCCGCCCGGGCGCCGCGGCTGCGGCACCACCGGATCGGGTTCCGGTGCGCGCTCGGCCTCGTCGAGCAGGTCCTCCAGAGTCGTGCCGCGCCGCACTCCGGCGGCGGGCCAGGCTTGGAAGCACGGCAGGCGCAGCCGCGCCTCCTCCACCAGCGGCTGGAATTCGGCGTCGACGACCAGCGCGGCGGCCTGCTCGTGACCGAGCACCTCGGTCAGTTCCGGCGCGGCGAACCCGGTGTTGACCAGCACCACGTTCGCCCCGAGCTTGCCGCAGGCCAGCAGGGTCAGCACCAACCAGCGGTGATCCCGGCACAGCACCGCGATCGTGTGGTCTGCCTCGAATCCCCTGTCGCGCAGCGCGATCGCCATGGCCTCGGAAGCCCGGTCCAGCTCGGCATAGGTCATGCCACCGCGTTCATCGATGAGCCCGACGGCGTCCGGCCTGCTGCGCGAGACGTGCCGCAACGCCCCCACGAGCGGTCCCCAAGCACGTACGTCGGCGAAGCCGCGCAACACGCTGCCGGGCGAAGTGGGCGAGCCCATCCCGGCTCGGGCGAGCACCCGCAGCCCGCGGACTCCGTGGACGGTCCTGCGCACCGCTCCCGCGCTGTCGGTTCGGTCTTGCCGTGCCATGAACGCCCCTTCGCCGGTCGATCCGCCGGATATGACCGGCACCACTTTTCGACCTCCCCCGGAGCGCGTCAAGCAAGCCGGTTCGCGGGCGGAATTTTTTGTCACCCGAGTGATAAAGAACCGACAGCCGATTCCGCCAAGCGGCGCAGTGGCCCACTCCATTGCGCCGCACTCGAACAGTCCATTTCGGACCAATCGGAGTGATCGACCCACTCCTGTGCAGGTCAGCGCCGCAGAGGCGGGATCTTTCACGCATCCACCCCTTCGCCATCTACCGTCCACATCGAATGCACAGTGGATTCACCGACTTGGAAGATCGACTTCACGACGATCCGCCGCCGGAGATCACGTCGAGGCCCGCACGACGATGCGCCGGGAGGCACGCGGGACCAGCCCGCCGATGAGCCCGCGAAACCGACGCTGAGCTGGGCTTATCGAGACGACTTGTCGAGGTACCCGACGTTCGCGTTTCCCCCGCTCGTCCGGATTGCCTAACGTCGTGGGCATCCGGGCGAGCCTGCGGGCGTCGCCGGTCGACCGATCAACAGGAGGGCGAGGATGACAGCGCACACACTCGACGGCAAGGTCGCGGTGGTCGCGGGAGGCGGCAAGAACCTCGGCGGCCTGATCAGCACCAAGCTCGCTGAGGCGGGCGCCAAGGTCGTGATCCACCACCACTCCGAATCCTCGAAGGCGGATGCGGAGCGGACGGCCGAGGCCGTCCGGGCGGCCGGTTCCGCCGCGGTCACGGTCGCGGGCGACCTCACCCAGGTCGACGACGTGCGCCGGCTGTTCGACGTGGCCGTCGACGAGTTCGGCGGCGTCGACGTCGCGGTGAACACGACCGGCATGGTGCTGCGCAAGCCGATCGTGGAGACCTCCGAGGACGAGTACGACCGGATGTTCGGCATCAACGCGAAGGCCGCGTACTTCTTCCTGCAGGAAGCCGGTCGCC harbors:
- a CDS encoding SDR family oxidoreductase, which codes for MTAHTLDGKVAVVAGGGKNLGGLISTKLAEAGAKVVIHHHSESSKADAERTAEAVRAAGSAAVTVAGDLTQVDDVRRLFDVAVDEFGGVDVAVNTTGMVLRKPIVETSEDEYDRMFGINAKAAYFFLQEAGRRINDNGKIISLVTSLLAAFTDGYSTYAGGKAPLEHFTRAAAKEFADRGISVNNIAPGPMDTPFFYPQETPERVEFHKSQALGNQLTKIEDIEPLVRFLATEGWWITGQTIFANGGYTTR
- a CDS encoding NAD(P)/FAD-dependent oxidoreductase; amino-acid sequence: MSPIRQPHVAIIGSGFAGIAVAAQLKRAGHTSFTIFERAGGVGGVWRDNTYPGAACDVPSHLYSYSFVPEPTWRRRFAEQPEILRYLRRCVEQHRLTRNLRLNTTIEAADYDEKSRRWRLRTDAGEVIEADVLVPAVGQLSEPFIPNLPGMGDFTGPMFHSARWDHQLDLRDKRVAVIGTGASAVQFVPAIAGRVRGLTVFQRSAPHVVPRPDRAYRPWHRFVFRNVPGAQSLMRFGVWAFFEAAGRGLTTAQPLGKAFSLAAKWHRCTQVRTEKVSEDLAPDHPIGCKRVLFSSEYYPAFNRPGVRAETSRIERVTPNGLRTEDGTEHPADVVIFGTGFDASNFLSSIAVRGVGGARLDEAWEKGARAYLGMAVPGFPNMFVMYGPNTNLGSGSVVHMLESQAKYVARLVRRLARRPGAALEVRPEAAERFDDEIQQRLRESVFTSCQSWYRDESGRISTNWPGSMTEYRRRTRGLDLADYDVLAPSTS
- a CDS encoding AMP-binding protein; the protein is MARQDRTDSAGAVRRTVHGVRGLRVLARAGMGSPTSPGSVLRGFADVRAWGPLVGALRHVSRSRPDAVGLIDERGGMTYAELDRASEAMAIALRDRGFEADHTIAVLCRDHRWLVLTLLACGKLGANVVLVNTGFAAPELTEVLGHEQAAALVVDAEFQPLVEEARLRLPCFQAWPAAGVRRGTTLEDLLDEAERAPEPDPVVPQPRRPGGVVLLTSGTTGRPKGARREVRSALSAAEFLDRIPLRSGEATFIASPLFHAIGYSQLTLAFGLGSTVVVRRRFDAEQVARAVHEHGCTALVLVPTVLRRLLELDADFLRSTTSTLRVIVVSGSVLAPELVEDAAQRLGEVLYNLYGSTEAAVAAVATPRDLRRAPGTVGRSPRGCEVRLYDAHNRPITRAGEVGRIFAGGPLMFSGYTTSAGRPRIGGLVDTGDLGHLDAAGLLFVDGRADDMIISGGENVFPAEVEHVIATHHAIKDVAVFGGADPEFGQRLHAYVVPIPGAELRPQEIIEFVRARLARHKVPREVELVRSVPRNPTGKILRRALAAPR